One stretch of Cheilinus undulatus linkage group 5, ASM1832078v1, whole genome shotgun sequence DNA includes these proteins:
- the LOC121510104 gene encoding rab5 GDP/GTP exchange factor-like isoform X1, with product MWTDKQRGIRVSQQELLCKNACGYYGNPAWQGFCSKCWRERARPAAAQRQDTRPTNDGTPLTFSKFEEKKNTEKGRRINTMRKLFWGSPSPPKRQESSGSYGNMLKAFQSLEPGDFTGFLKILRSPSSQRLQSRCTAFLNTMEAYHHLPVQKQSDLVQDFYQSFAEFFSTFPEAQVTQIMEHVEKLIMTRLHKWVFCHDSCDDEQKDLLLQRRIRSLNWVTPQMLSVPFPDKQTSVTGDPFLPAITAIIEMDAKRAPQDKLACVSKCSQHVFEALSSSNSEPANADDFLSGLIYVVLKANPPRLHSNMQYVIRFGLPHSLMAGESGYYFTNLSCAVAFIEKLDGPALNLSPEEFDSYMLRQQAPAAKSKRLQVAGDTQHLLEELQGRQEKLDQGMDALNMQLQEWVQAVNFQLDEATAQFAVVQKEITAQTELSQVSSSSNVSKQEVKEEQSVLVLTDKHAGPKDTDC from the exons ATGTGGACCGATAAGCAAAGAGGAATTAGAGTTTCACAGCAGGAGCTGCTCTGCAAGAACGCCTGTGGGTATTATGGAAACCCTGCATGGCAAGGCTTTTGCTCTAAgtgctggagagagagagcacgCCCAGCTGCTGCACAGAGACAGGACACAAG GCCGACCAATGATGGAACTCCTCTCACCTTCTCCAAATTTgaggagaagaaaaacacagagaaaggtCGTCGAATTAACACAATGAGAAAACTCTTCTGGGGCAGCCCATCACCTCCAAAACGTCAAG AGTCTTCAGGAAGTTATGGGAATATGTTAAAAGCATTTCAGAGCCTTGAGCCCGGCGACTTCACTGGTTTTCTGAAGATACTCCGAAGCCCTTCCTCTCAACGCTTGCAGTCCAGATGTACAGCTTTTCTCAACACAATGGAGGCTTACCAT CATCTGCCAGTACAGAAGCAGTCAGATCTTGTGCAAGATTTCTACCAGTCTTTTGCCGAGTTTTTTAGTA ctTTTCCTGAGGCCCAGGTCACTCAGATAATGGAGCACGTAGAGAAGCTTATAATGACGCGGCTGCACAAATGGGTTTTCTGCCATGACAGTTGTGATGATGAACAGAAGGATCTTCTTCTCCAGAGACGGATACG ATCCCTAAACTGGGTGACTCCACAGATGCTGAGTGTACCTTTTCCTGATAAACAGACTTCAGTCACAGGAGACCCCTTCCTCCCTGCAATTACAG CCATAATTGAAATGGATGCCAAAAGAGCGCCACAGGACAAACTTGCATGTGTTTCCAAATGCAGTCAGCATGTCTTTGAAGCGCTCTCCAGCTCGAACAGTGAGCCCGCTAACGCTGATGACTTCCTGTCAGGCCTGATTTACGTGGTGCTGAAGGCAAATCCTCCTCGCCTACACTCCAACATGCAGTACGTGATTCGTTTTGGTCTCCCTCACAGTCTGATGGCAGGAGAGAGCGGCTACTATTTCACCAATCTG TCCTGTGCTGTGGCCTTCATTGAAAAGCTGGATGGACCAGCTCTCAACCTCAGCCCAGAAGAGTTTGACAGCTACATGCTGCGTCAGCAGGCTCCTGCTGCTAAGAGCAAGAGGCTGCAGGTGGCTGGTGACACGCAGCATCTGTTAGAAGAACTACAAGGCCGACAGGAAAAACTGGACCAGGGCATGGATGCCCTCAACATGCAGCTACAGGAGTGGGTCCAAGCAGTGAATTTCCAGCTGGATGAAGCAACAGCCCAGTTCGCTGTGGTGCAGAAGGAGATTACAGCTCAGACTGAGCTCTCACAGGTTTCCTCATCTAGTAATGTTTCAAAGCAGGAGGTGAAGGAGGAGCAGTCGGTGCTGGTGCTTACAGATAAACATGCAGGTCCAAAAGatactgactgttaa
- the LOC121510104 gene encoding rab5 GDP/GTP exchange factor-like isoform X2, whose amino-acid sequence MRKLFWGSPSPPKRQESSGSYGNMLKAFQSLEPGDFTGFLKILRSPSSQRLQSRCTAFLNTMEAYHHLPVQKQSDLVQDFYQSFAEFFSTFPEAQVTQIMEHVEKLIMTRLHKWVFCHDSCDDEQKDLLLQRRIRSLNWVTPQMLSVPFPDKQTSVTGDPFLPAITAIIEMDAKRAPQDKLACVSKCSQHVFEALSSSNSEPANADDFLSGLIYVVLKANPPRLHSNMQYVIRFGLPHSLMAGESGYYFTNLSCAVAFIEKLDGPALNLSPEEFDSYMLRQQAPAAKSKRLQVAGDTQHLLEELQGRQEKLDQGMDALNMQLQEWVQAVNFQLDEATAQFAVVQKEITAQTELSQVSSSSNVSKQEVKEEQSVLVLTDKHAGPKDTDC is encoded by the exons ATGAGAAAACTCTTCTGGGGCAGCCCATCACCTCCAAAACGTCAAG AGTCTTCAGGAAGTTATGGGAATATGTTAAAAGCATTTCAGAGCCTTGAGCCCGGCGACTTCACTGGTTTTCTGAAGATACTCCGAAGCCCTTCCTCTCAACGCTTGCAGTCCAGATGTACAGCTTTTCTCAACACAATGGAGGCTTACCAT CATCTGCCAGTACAGAAGCAGTCAGATCTTGTGCAAGATTTCTACCAGTCTTTTGCCGAGTTTTTTAGTA ctTTTCCTGAGGCCCAGGTCACTCAGATAATGGAGCACGTAGAGAAGCTTATAATGACGCGGCTGCACAAATGGGTTTTCTGCCATGACAGTTGTGATGATGAACAGAAGGATCTTCTTCTCCAGAGACGGATACG ATCCCTAAACTGGGTGACTCCACAGATGCTGAGTGTACCTTTTCCTGATAAACAGACTTCAGTCACAGGAGACCCCTTCCTCCCTGCAATTACAG CCATAATTGAAATGGATGCCAAAAGAGCGCCACAGGACAAACTTGCATGTGTTTCCAAATGCAGTCAGCATGTCTTTGAAGCGCTCTCCAGCTCGAACAGTGAGCCCGCTAACGCTGATGACTTCCTGTCAGGCCTGATTTACGTGGTGCTGAAGGCAAATCCTCCTCGCCTACACTCCAACATGCAGTACGTGATTCGTTTTGGTCTCCCTCACAGTCTGATGGCAGGAGAGAGCGGCTACTATTTCACCAATCTG TCCTGTGCTGTGGCCTTCATTGAAAAGCTGGATGGACCAGCTCTCAACCTCAGCCCAGAAGAGTTTGACAGCTACATGCTGCGTCAGCAGGCTCCTGCTGCTAAGAGCAAGAGGCTGCAGGTGGCTGGTGACACGCAGCATCTGTTAGAAGAACTACAAGGCCGACAGGAAAAACTGGACCAGGGCATGGATGCCCTCAACATGCAGCTACAGGAGTGGGTCCAAGCAGTGAATTTCCAGCTGGATGAAGCAACAGCCCAGTTCGCTGTGGTGCAGAAGGAGATTACAGCTCAGACTGAGCTCTCACAGGTTTCCTCATCTAGTAATGTTTCAAAGCAGGAGGTGAAGGAGGAGCAGTCGGTGCTGGTGCTTACAGATAAACATGCAGGTCCAAAAGatactgactgttaa